Proteins encoded by one window of Ovis canadensis isolate MfBH-ARS-UI-01 breed Bighorn chromosome 14, ARS-UI_OviCan_v2, whole genome shotgun sequence:
- the LOC138419465 gene encoding ATP-dependent RNA helicase DDX19B isoform X1, which yields MDWLDLLAVQGTLKSLLQHHSSNASILRHSAFFTVQLSHPYVTTGKTIALTRRTFVGKLSNLHLKEEKIKPDANGAVVKTNANAEKADEEEKEDRAAQSLLNKLIRSNLVDNTNQVEVLQRDPNSPLYSVKSFEELRLKPQLLQGVYAMGFNRPSKIQENALPLMLAEPPQNLIAQSQSGTGKTAAFVLAMLSQVEPANRHPQCLCLSPTYELALQTGKVIEQMGKFYPELKLAYAVRGNKLERGQKISEHIVIGTPGTVLDWCSKLKFIDPKKIKVFVLDEADVMIATQGHQDQSIRIQRMLPRNCQMLLFSATFEDSVWKFAQKVVPDPNIIKLKREEETLDTIKQYYVLCNSRDEKFQALCNIYGAITIAQAMIFCHTRKTASWLAAELSKEGHQVALLSGEMVVEQRAAVIERFREGKEKVLVTTNVCARGIDVEQVSVVINFDLPVDKDGNPDNETYLHRIGRTGRFGKRGLAVNMVDSKHSMNILNRIQEHFNKKIERLDTDDLDEIEKIAN from the exons atggactggttggatctcctcgcagtccaaggcactctcaagagtcttctccaacaccacagttcaaacgcatcaattcttcggcactcagccttcttcacagtccaactctcacatccatatgtgaccactggaaaaaccatagccttgactagacggacctttgttggcaaa CTGAGCAACTTGCATcttaaggaagagaaaataaaaccagaTGCCAATG GTGCTGTTGTCAAGACCAATGCTAATGCAGAGAAGGCTGATGAAGAAGAGAAAG AGGACAGAGCCGCCCAGTCCTTACTCAACAAGCTGATCAGAAGCAACCTTGTCGATAACACCAACCAAGTGGAAGTCCTGCAGCGGGATCCCAACTCCCCACTCTACTCAGTCAAGTCCTTCGAGGAGCTTCGGCT GAAACCACAGCTTCTCCAAGGAGTCTATGCCATGGGCTTCAACCGTCCATCCAAGATACAAGAGAATGCATTGCCTTTAATGCTTGCTGAGCC CCCACAGAACTTAATTGCCCAGTCACAGTCTGGTACTGGTAAAACAGCTGCCTTTGTGTTGGCCATGCTCAGCCAAGTAGAACCAGCCAACAGACACCCCCAG TGTCTGTGCCTCTCCCCGACGTACGAGCTTGCCCTTCAAACAGGAAAAGTGATCGAGCAGATGGGCAAATTTTACCCGGAGCTGAAGCTAGCTTATGCTGTTCGTGGCAATAAGT TGGAAAGAGGTCAGAAAATCAGTGAGCACATTGTCATTGGCACCCCGGGGACCGTTCTGGACTGGTGCTCCAAGCTCAAGTTCATCGACCCCAAGAAGATCAAGGTGTTTGTTCTGGACGAGGCTGACGTGATGATAGCCACTCAGGGCCACCAAGATCAGAGCATCCGCATCCAGAG GATGCTGCCCAGGAACTGCCAGATGCTGCTTTTCTCTGCCACCTTTGAAGACTCTGTCTGGAAATTTGCCCAGAAAGTAGTGCCCGACCCGAACATCATCAAACTGAAGCGTGAGGAGGAGACACTGGACACCATCAAGCAGTATTACGTCCTGTGCAACAGCAGAGACGAGAAGTTCCAGGCCTTGTGTAATATCTACGGGGCCATCACCATTGCTCAAGCCATGATCTTCTGCCAT ACCCGCAAAACAGCTAGCTGGCTGGCCGCGGAGCTCTCAAAAGAAGGCCACCAGGTGGCTCTGCTGAGCGGTGAAATGGTGGTGGAGCAGAGGGCCGCAGTGATTGAGCGCTTCCGAGAGGGCAAAGAGAAGGTTCTGGTCACCACCAACGTGTGTGCCCGCG GGATCGACGTGGAGCAGGTGTCTGTCGTCATCAACTTTGACCTCCCGGTGGACAAGGATGGGAACCCGGACAACGAGACCTACCTGCACCGGATCGGGCGCACCGGCCGCTTTGGCAAGCGGGGCCTGGCGGTGAACATGGTGGACAGCAAGCACAGCATGAACATCCTGAACAGAATCCAGGAGCATTTCA ataagaaaatagaaagactGGACACGGATGACTTGGACGAGATTGAGAAGATAGCCAACTGA
- the LOC138419465 gene encoding ATP-dependent RNA helicase DDX19A isoform X4, whose amino-acid sequence MGPGGGRAGSGSRVEDRAAQSLLNKLIRSNLVDNTNQVEVLQRDPNSPLYSVKSFEELRLKPQLLQGVYAMGFNRPSKIQENALPLMLAEPPQNLIAQSQSGTGKTAAFVLAMLSQVEPANRHPQCLCLSPTYELALQTGKVIEQMGKFYPELKLAYAVRGNKLERGQKISEHIVIGTPGTVLDWCSKLKFIDPKKIKVFVLDEADVMIATQGHQDQSIRIQRMLPRNCQMLLFSATFEDSVWKFAQKVVPDPNIIKLKREEETLDTIKQYYVLCNSRDEKFQALCNIYGAITIAQAMIFCHTRKTASWLAAELSKEGHQVALLSGEMVVEQRAAVIERFREGKEKVLVTTNVCARGIDVEQVSVVINFDLPVDKDGNPDNETYLHRIGRTGRFGKRGLAVNMVDSKHSMNILNRIQEHFNKKIERLDTDDLDEIEKIAN is encoded by the exons ATGGGCCCTGGCGGTGGACGAGCAGGAAGCGGCAGCCGAGTCG AGGACAGAGCCGCCCAGTCCTTACTCAACAAGCTGATCAGAAGCAACCTTGTCGATAACACCAACCAAGTGGAAGTCCTGCAGCGGGATCCCAACTCCCCACTCTACTCAGTCAAGTCCTTCGAGGAGCTTCGGCT GAAACCACAGCTTCTCCAAGGAGTCTATGCCATGGGCTTCAACCGTCCATCCAAGATACAAGAGAATGCATTGCCTTTAATGCTTGCTGAGCC CCCACAGAACTTAATTGCCCAGTCACAGTCTGGTACTGGTAAAACAGCTGCCTTTGTGTTGGCCATGCTCAGCCAAGTAGAACCAGCCAACAGACACCCCCAG TGTCTGTGCCTCTCCCCGACGTACGAGCTTGCCCTTCAAACAGGAAAAGTGATCGAGCAGATGGGCAAATTTTACCCGGAGCTGAAGCTAGCTTATGCTGTTCGTGGCAATAAGT TGGAAAGAGGTCAGAAAATCAGTGAGCACATTGTCATTGGCACCCCGGGGACCGTTCTGGACTGGTGCTCCAAGCTCAAGTTCATCGACCCCAAGAAGATCAAGGTGTTTGTTCTGGACGAGGCTGACGTGATGATAGCCACTCAGGGCCACCAAGATCAGAGCATCCGCATCCAGAG GATGCTGCCCAGGAACTGCCAGATGCTGCTTTTCTCTGCCACCTTTGAAGACTCTGTCTGGAAATTTGCCCAGAAAGTAGTGCCCGACCCGAACATCATCAAACTGAAGCGTGAGGAGGAGACACTGGACACCATCAAGCAGTATTACGTCCTGTGCAACAGCAGAGACGAGAAGTTCCAGGCCTTGTGTAATATCTACGGGGCCATCACCATTGCTCAAGCCATGATCTTCTGCCAT ACCCGCAAAACAGCTAGCTGGCTGGCCGCGGAGCTCTCAAAAGAAGGCCACCAGGTGGCTCTGCTGAGCGGTGAAATGGTGGTGGAGCAGAGGGCCGCAGTGATTGAGCGCTTCCGAGAGGGCAAAGAGAAGGTTCTGGTCACCACCAACGTGTGTGCCCGCG GGATCGACGTGGAGCAGGTGTCTGTCGTCATCAACTTTGACCTCCCGGTGGACAAGGATGGGAACCCGGACAACGAGACCTACCTGCACCGGATCGGGCGCACCGGCCGCTTTGGCAAGCGGGGCCTGGCGGTGAACATGGTGGACAGCAAGCACAGCATGAACATCCTGAACAGAATCCAGGAGCATTTCA ataagaaaatagaaagactGGACACGGATGACTTGGACGAGATTGAGAAGATAGCCAACTGA
- the LOC138419465 gene encoding ATP-dependent RNA helicase DDX19B isoform X2 — protein sequence MATDSWALAVDEQEAAAESLSNLHLKEEKIKPDANGAVVKTNANAEKADEEEKEDRAAQSLLNKLIRSNLVDNTNQVEVLQRDPNSPLYSVKSFEELRLKPQLLQGVYAMGFNRPSKIQENALPLMLAEPPQNLIAQSQSGTGKTAAFVLAMLSQVEPANRHPQCLCLSPTYELALQTGKVIEQMGKFYPELKLAYAVRGNKLERGQKISEHIVIGTPGTVLDWCSKLKFIDPKKIKVFVLDEADVMIATQGHQDQSIRIQRMLPRNCQMLLFSATFEDSVWKFAQKVVPDPNIIKLKREEETLDTIKQYYVLCNSRDEKFQALCNIYGAITIAQAMIFCHTRKTASWLAAELSKEGHQVALLSGEMVVEQRAAVIERFREGKEKVLVTTNVCARGIDVEQVSVVINFDLPVDKDGNPDNETYLHRIGRTGRFGKRGLAVNMVDSKHSMNILNRIQEHFNKKIERLDTDDLDEIEKIAN from the exons ATGGCCACCGACTCATGGGCCCTGGCGGTGGACGAGCAGGAAGCGGCAGCCGAGTCG CTGAGCAACTTGCATcttaaggaagagaaaataaaaccagaTGCCAATG GTGCTGTTGTCAAGACCAATGCTAATGCAGAGAAGGCTGATGAAGAAGAGAAAG AGGACAGAGCCGCCCAGTCCTTACTCAACAAGCTGATCAGAAGCAACCTTGTCGATAACACCAACCAAGTGGAAGTCCTGCAGCGGGATCCCAACTCCCCACTCTACTCAGTCAAGTCCTTCGAGGAGCTTCGGCT GAAACCACAGCTTCTCCAAGGAGTCTATGCCATGGGCTTCAACCGTCCATCCAAGATACAAGAGAATGCATTGCCTTTAATGCTTGCTGAGCC CCCACAGAACTTAATTGCCCAGTCACAGTCTGGTACTGGTAAAACAGCTGCCTTTGTGTTGGCCATGCTCAGCCAAGTAGAACCAGCCAACAGACACCCCCAG TGTCTGTGCCTCTCCCCGACGTACGAGCTTGCCCTTCAAACAGGAAAAGTGATCGAGCAGATGGGCAAATTTTACCCGGAGCTGAAGCTAGCTTATGCTGTTCGTGGCAATAAGT TGGAAAGAGGTCAGAAAATCAGTGAGCACATTGTCATTGGCACCCCGGGGACCGTTCTGGACTGGTGCTCCAAGCTCAAGTTCATCGACCCCAAGAAGATCAAGGTGTTTGTTCTGGACGAGGCTGACGTGATGATAGCCACTCAGGGCCACCAAGATCAGAGCATCCGCATCCAGAG GATGCTGCCCAGGAACTGCCAGATGCTGCTTTTCTCTGCCACCTTTGAAGACTCTGTCTGGAAATTTGCCCAGAAAGTAGTGCCCGACCCGAACATCATCAAACTGAAGCGTGAGGAGGAGACACTGGACACCATCAAGCAGTATTACGTCCTGTGCAACAGCAGAGACGAGAAGTTCCAGGCCTTGTGTAATATCTACGGGGCCATCACCATTGCTCAAGCCATGATCTTCTGCCAT ACCCGCAAAACAGCTAGCTGGCTGGCCGCGGAGCTCTCAAAAGAAGGCCACCAGGTGGCTCTGCTGAGCGGTGAAATGGTGGTGGAGCAGAGGGCCGCAGTGATTGAGCGCTTCCGAGAGGGCAAAGAGAAGGTTCTGGTCACCACCAACGTGTGTGCCCGCG GGATCGACGTGGAGCAGGTGTCTGTCGTCATCAACTTTGACCTCCCGGTGGACAAGGATGGGAACCCGGACAACGAGACCTACCTGCACCGGATCGGGCGCACCGGCCGCTTTGGCAAGCGGGGCCTGGCGGTGAACATGGTGGACAGCAAGCACAGCATGAACATCCTGAACAGAATCCAGGAGCATTTCA ataagaaaatagaaagactGGACACGGATGACTTGGACGAGATTGAGAAGATAGCCAACTGA
- the LOC138419465 gene encoding ATP-dependent RNA helicase DDX19A isoform X3 → MLSQVEPANRHPQCLCLSPTYELALQTGKVIEQMGKFYPELKLAYAVRGNKLERGQKISEHIVIGTPGTVLDWCSKLKFIDPKKIKVFVLDEADVMIATQGHQDQSIRIQRMLPRNCQMLLFSATFEDSVWKFAQKVVPDPNIIKLKREEETLDTIKQYYVLCNSRDEKFQALCNIYGAITIAQAMIFCHTRKTASWLAAELSKEGHQVALLSGEMVVEQRAAVIERFREGKEKVLVTTNVCARGIDVEQVSVVINFDLPVDKDGNPDNETYLHRIGRTGRFGKRGLAVNMVDSKHSMNILNRIQEHFNKKIERLDTDDLDEIEKIAN, encoded by the exons ATGCTCAGCCAAGTAGAACCAGCCAACAGACACCCCCAG TGTCTGTGCCTCTCCCCGACGTACGAGCTTGCCCTTCAAACAGGAAAAGTGATCGAGCAGATGGGCAAATTTTACCCGGAGCTGAAGCTAGCTTATGCTGTTCGTGGCAATAAGT TGGAAAGAGGTCAGAAAATCAGTGAGCACATTGTCATTGGCACCCCGGGGACCGTTCTGGACTGGTGCTCCAAGCTCAAGTTCATCGACCCCAAGAAGATCAAGGTGTTTGTTCTGGACGAGGCTGACGTGATGATAGCCACTCAGGGCCACCAAGATCAGAGCATCCGCATCCAGAG GATGCTGCCCAGGAACTGCCAGATGCTGCTTTTCTCTGCCACCTTTGAAGACTCTGTCTGGAAATTTGCCCAGAAAGTAGTGCCCGACCCGAACATCATCAAACTGAAGCGTGAGGAGGAGACACTGGACACCATCAAGCAGTATTACGTCCTGTGCAACAGCAGAGACGAGAAGTTCCAGGCCTTGTGTAATATCTACGGGGCCATCACCATTGCTCAAGCCATGATCTTCTGCCAT ACCCGCAAAACAGCTAGCTGGCTGGCCGCGGAGCTCTCAAAAGAAGGCCACCAGGTGGCTCTGCTGAGCGGTGAAATGGTGGTGGAGCAGAGGGCCGCAGTGATTGAGCGCTTCCGAGAGGGCAAAGAGAAGGTTCTGGTCACCACCAACGTGTGTGCCCGCG GGATCGACGTGGAGCAGGTGTCTGTCGTCATCAACTTTGACCTCCCGGTGGACAAGGATGGGAACCCGGACAACGAGACCTACCTGCACCGGATCGGGCGCACCGGCCGCTTTGGCAAGCGGGGCCTGGCGGTGAACATGGTGGACAGCAAGCACAGCATGAACATCCTGAACAGAATCCAGGAGCATTTCA ataagaaaatagaaagactGGACACGGATGACTTGGACGAGATTGAGAAGATAGCCAACTGA